The genomic region AGTATTTCCCCTTGAGCTATCTGCCAACCTCTAATTACTGCTGTAGATAGGCCTCGTTCTCCCTGACGACGTATCACCCGCAGACGGGGGTAATCTTTGGTTAGTTCCTGAGCAATTTCCCAGGTGCGATCATAGCTATCATCATCCACCACAATCAATTCGTAATTATCTACTAAGGCCTCATTGAGCAAATCACTCAAGAGATGGACCACTGCCAAAATGTTTTTGCTTTCGTTATAGGTCGGGATAACCAATGACAAATAAACTGGCTTAACTGATGATGAAACTTCCGACAATGCGGTAATTTCTAGGCTTCCAGAAGGGGCTAATACTAGGTCCTTACTGCTATTATTGGTCATGATTCTTTTTTCTCCATCACCTGCCAATTAAACCTCATGTTCATACCAAAATTCCAGGAAATCACACAAATGATGGCTATCAATTTGGCTAGATAAGCATTTATAGCAAACTTATAAACCAAAAAGTTCACAATTAAACTATTGAGAATTAAACCCAACAAACAAATTAGGTTAAACTTAAAAAACCTTTGTAATCTGTGACTGTTGTCTAAAACTAAATTTTCTTTCTGAACTACGTCACCAAATGTCCAAATATCATTCCAGAAGAAATTATTAATGATTGCTAATTCGGTTGATAGCATCGAACTAGGAGTTAGGTTTAAACCTAATAGGCTATGTAGAAAATAAAAACCTCCTAGATCCACTATTACACCGCTAAAACCCACCAACGCAAAACGAATTAACCGACTAATAAATATTCCGTACCGACTTAAGCTAATTTTATTTATCATACTGTTGATTTACTAACTTTTATTTAATATTGCTCTAAACCTTCTTCTCAAATCTCCATAAACCTCCTACAGTTACTGAGTGATTAGTGGTAATTTTTTGTATTGTTTTCATACAATAGTTTTGATTATCCTTTAGTTTACGAAATAAATGACTATTGTTATCTACAAAAAAAATCTGATTATAATTCTCCGGAATTACTAAAGGTTCAACATCTTTATTCGTTAGCAGAGAAATTCCTGGGGAATAATGAGTCAAAGCTAATATTCCTCCCAAATGTACAGCAGCATTATTTATTACCAATAAAGGTGAGTCTGCTTCGTTAATAGCCTGAATTGTTTCCATGATAAATGTGCTACCTGATTGCGTCCACGAATTTTGGGACTGAAAGAATTTGACATCAGAAACTAGTCCGGAAAAAATAAGTAATACCATCATTAATTGGGCTATTTTTCTCCGCCAAGTCTTTTCTTGTAAAATTGGAAAGGCAAAACTTAAAATATATGCTATGGCAATTTCTAAACAGATATACAAGGGCAATTCATATCGTACTTGTATGGAACGAGATCCACCCAAAATTATATCATATAAGATCAATAATATACTAGGAAATCCCCCTAGACAAAAAAGAAAAAGATAAGTTTCATTTTTAATATCCTTACAAAAACAAAATATGAGATAGCTTATTAAAAATAAGCCGAAGATCAGGGAAATAAGAGTATAGTACAAAGCCCCTTCATCAGAAAAATAACTAAAGAATCCTAATGGTTTAGCCAAACCAAGATCAAAAAATGTCCTAGTAACTCGAACAAGAAAAACGGCAATTAACTCTAAGGGACTATCCGTATATCTGACACCGTAGCCAGAAGTTAATGATACTCCTGTATCAAGATGATTTATGAATACAATTAGCCAAGGTAAAAATATCAACAAAGCTATGATTGTATAAATTATATAGTTAATCAAGGTTTTGGTAAGACGAAACTGTTGTTGAATAATCACATAAATTCCGTGAGATATGATCATCAAACCTGTTAATAAGTGGGTATATAGTCCCAGAATCAAGGTTAGGCTATACAAAACCCAGCTGAGTGTATTTTCTTTTCTGATGGATCTCAATAAAGCAGTACTGGATATGAGAATTTCTACCATCCATAAAGCATATTGGCGAGCCTCTTGAGCAAAATATAGCTGTAAGGGAGAAACAGCAATTAATGCCATTGCTATCCATGCCACAATTCCAGACTCAAACAACTCTAAACATATCCAAAATACACCCGGAAATATTAACAAACTAATAATTGCCGATAAACTCCTTATTCCCGTGGGGGAATCACCAAATATCTGGGCCCATAGTCTGACCATAATGTAGTACAATGGGGGATGTTGGGGGTCTGAGGTGATTAAATAATTAACTGTATCACTTACATGCTTTTCTGGACTTATGTGTTGATACTTTTGAAAGTTATTGATAGGAATTATGCCTTCATGTTCAGAAAGTTCCTTTTGTAACTCAACTAATGTGTGTCCAGAAATTGCTACAGATGTCCAGTTTTCGTCACAGCAGTAAATTTTTTTGTCTAAACTTACCCAGCGACAGAAAATACTTATTCCTATTAGAACTACTACTGCGATTTTTAACCAAGTTGGCGTTTTTGTTTTTAATTCTAAATTTGGCATTTGTCCTAATTTCCTAACGACTTTCAACCGTTTGTTTGTGGTTCTCCCGAAAATTTTGGTTCATACATTAAATTTTGCCTTTAAATAAAGATCGAAAAAACCAGTATGGTTCTAACATCAACCCGAATAAAAACCTGGCTATCTGGTGTTTTTTGGGCAACCAAGAAGTGGTCATGTGATGTATAGTATAAGTCTCTGGGTTAACGTGACTCTTGAAGATTTTACCATTAAGTTCCATGGGTGCACCTGGCTCAAAAATATATCCTGGACAGACTAGAACATTAGAATTTTGATCAAATTTACCCCCAACCACGCAGTCGTTAAGCATAATTGGTCCAGTACTATGTCCAACATAAAGTGGCATTATTTTATGGTCTGAGTTATGTTGACGGTTTTTTAATTCCTCAAACACTTTCAACCACAGAGGATGCTTGGGAATACTACCCATAATTGCATTACTAAAACCTACCAACTTGGATAGAATAAGCTCGAAATCTGCCAATAAATTATCCAGTGGTTTTATACTTTCTACATCCATATCTAAGTAAAACCCACCATAGTGATAGAGTATGAAATAACGTATGGCATCACGACGCTGAATATCATGAGGATAAGCATCAAATACTGGTAGGAACCAGGGATAATTATCTGTCATAAATCCTCTAGCTTTGCGTTCATCCCAAAATTGGTATTCCCAATGGGGATGATTTTGTAAAACTGTTTGTTGATAACGTCGATATTTTTCCGGTACTGCTGCTGCTCCTAGAAAAAAAATTTGATGGATAATCTGGGGAATTTTACTCATTTCATTCTAAGTAATTTAGTTTTTTTGTTTAATAGATTTTTTAGTCATATTTAAGCAGATTTTTACTCAATGCCAATGACCTAATTAGTTAAGGAGTGTTTACTAATGTAGCCATGATTTCCGTGACCAAATTTTCCACTTCAGGTTCTTTTAACATAGTTTGATGTTCACCCATAACGCGACAAACTTGGACTTTTTGAGTGGTTAACTTTTGCCATCCAACAGTGGGGTCATTGGGAAATTTGGCTGCTAGGGAGGGAGTTCTAAATAGTGTAATATTAGACCTAGTCACAGGTGGTTGATAGACTAGACTGGCCCGTAAATTAGCCTTATAAACCTTAATGAGACGAGCAATTAAACTATTTCCCGAGTTGGGTGGGATCAGATTATGTTGTTCTAATGTTTGTGCAACATAGTCTAACTGGGAATCTTGATCCAAACTAGAAATTGTCTGATAATTGATAGTCACATTTTTATTAAAAAATAATGCTATTTGCTCCACCATAAAACAAATAATTCCTGCATTATCCTCCAAAGAAGCTATAGTTTCATCCGTTGGCATAGGTGGATGGGTATCTATAATCAATACGCGCTCAATTTGTTCTCCCATAGCT from Cylindrospermopsis curvispora GIHE-G1 harbors:
- a CDS encoding GtrA family protein — translated: MINKISLSRYGIFISRLIRFALVGFSGVIVDLGGFYFLHSLLGLNLTPSSMLSTELAIINNFFWNDIWTFGDVVQKENLVLDNSHRLQRFFKFNLICLLGLILNSLIVNFLVYKFAINAYLAKLIAIICVISWNFGMNMRFNWQVMEKKES
- a CDS encoding glycosyltransferase family 39 protein translates to MPNLELKTKTPTWLKIAVVVLIGISIFCRWVSLDKKIYCCDENWTSVAISGHTLVELQKELSEHEGIIPINNFQKYQHISPEKHVSDTVNYLITSDPQHPPLYYIMVRLWAQIFGDSPTGIRSLSAIISLLIFPGVFWICLELFESGIVAWIAMALIAVSPLQLYFAQEARQYALWMVEILISSTALLRSIRKENTLSWVLYSLTLILGLYTHLLTGLMIISHGIYVIIQQQFRLTKTLINYIIYTIIALLIFLPWLIVFINHLDTGVSLTSGYGVRYTDSPLELIAVFLVRVTRTFFDLGLAKPLGFFSYFSDEGALYYTLISLIFGLFLISYLIFCFCKDIKNETYLFLFCLGGFPSILLILYDIILGGSRSIQVRYELPLYICLEIAIAYILSFAFPILQEKTWRRKIAQLMMVLLIFSGLVSDVKFFQSQNSWTQSGSTFIMETIQAINEADSPLLVINNAAVHLGGILALTHYSPGISLLTNKDVEPLVIPENYNQIFFVDNNSHLFRKLKDNQNYCMKTIQKITTNHSVTVGGLWRFEKKV
- a CDS encoding glycosyltransferase family 32 protein; this encodes MSKIPQIIHQIFFLGAAAVPEKYRRYQQTVLQNHPHWEYQFWDERKARGFMTDNYPWFLPVFDAYPHDIQRRDAIRYFILYHYGGFYLDMDVESIKPLDNLLADFELILSKLVGFSNAIMGSIPKHPLWLKVFEELKNRQHNSDHKIMPLYVGHSTGPIMLNDCVVGGKFDQNSNVLVCPGYIFEPGAPMELNGKIFKSHVNPETYTIHHMTTSWLPKKHQIARFLFGLMLEPYWFFRSLFKGKI